In Mariprofundus sp. NF, the sequence CGCAAAGGCGGGGTGAGAGCCAGATAGCCTGACATCGAAACGGCCACCGACATATTCAGGAGCCTTCATAGCCCCTTTCACAGCTGAAATATGGGTTGAAGTTATAACTGTATCTGCATGGATAAAAAGGAGAATATCACTTTCACACTGTGCGGCACCGGCATTCATCTGCCGGGCTCGCCCTGCCTCTGAAGAGATCCACCGCAACCCTGATTGTTGCAGCATCTCAAGACTGCCATCGCTTGAACCACCATCGACAATAATCAGCTCATCTGCGCCAAGCTGCTGCATCCGTTTAATCATATCCGGTAAAACCCGATACTCATTGAAGATCGGAATAATCACCGCAACGCTAAGATCATCCTTCAACGCTTAACGGTACCCAGCCACTGCCCGGCTCACGGAAATTGGTCACCTGCCCACGCCAGGCACGACCGGCCAGGGCAATCAGCTTGTCTCCATGCATATAGAGGCGAATATCAAACTTCATGCTCTGCCCTTCTACCTCAACCATGGATGCCGGAACCAGCTGCTGTACAATGGTCTCTTCGATATCCAGTGATTCAAAGCGTTTACGACTCATGGCCTTGCCGAGCACAACACCCTTACCACCATGACGTGCTGAAGGCTTAAATACCCACTGCTTGCGCTCAGCCCAGGCCCGGTCCCTGTCGAACTCAGCCAGTTGCACAGTTTGTGGTGTTACCGCACGAATGCTCTCAACGGCATCAGAGTCGACGCACTGCTCAAGCAGCCCCTCACGCCACCAGTCTACCATGCGTGATTTATCACCGATCAGTGCATAACTGCGTGGATGCGGATTAATCACCACCTGGCCGATCTCATAAGCTGCGCGAACATGTGCGACATCCGCCGCCTCAAGGTAAAAATCGGTATGGCGATTGTAGATGGCATCAATGCGCACATCATTCACAAACAATCCGTCATTGGTGCGCTGAATATCTTCAGGACTTACCACCACAACATGGCGCCCCTGCTGCTCAAGCAGCACGGCGTAGGCCTGCATCTCCGGATACATATACTGATTCGTTACATCTTCATCCATAATGGCAATGGTCGTCCAGTCGCCATGAAACATTTCAGTCAATCGTATTTCCAGTGAGCCGGGCAGCTCTGCAATCACTGGCTGAGGCATCCAGCGGTTATCACCAATGTACAGTCCACCGGCATTATTGTTGATCTCAATCAGTTTCGGGCCGTCCGGGGTGAGATGGAAATCAAAACCCATCAACACGCTCGGCCACTGCGTCTTTATCTTTGCCATCTCAGGAAGATAGGGCTCCAGCAGCTTGAGATAGGCCGGATTATCCTTCAGAGCAAATACGCTGCGTGAAAAATTGAGCATGGTCGTGAAATCATGCAGTGGAATAGATACAGGGGTTTCGCTTGCCAGTGAGGTAACCATGGCGCAAGACTATCTCAGAAACACGCACTCTGTCACAATGCGCCGCATGCCAAGTTCATCATCAACACCAAACAACAACGAAAAACCGCAACTGCCTGTCATTTCCCTGACTAAGCTGCAGCTGCTGATGAAAGACCGCGGTCAGCCCGCTTTTCGGGCCAAGCAGGTAATCGACTGGCGTAATAAGGGCGTTCTTGATCCGAACGAGATGAAAAACATACCCAATGAACTGCGCAACATTCTCAATGAAGAGGTGCTCTGTGAACCTCTGCGTCTGGTACGCCGCGAATGCTCTACAGATGGCACACGCAAATATGTCTTTGCGCTTAATCGCCCACGCATGGCGGGAAAGATGGTTGAAAGTGTGCTGATCCCTGAAGAGAGCCGTGGCACCGTCTGTATCTCTTCACAGGTCGGCTGTGTTCTCGACTGCCCATTCTGCCATACCGGCACACAGGCTTTTGAAGCCAATCTGACGGCAGGTGAAATCGTTGCTCAGGTATTGATGATCAAAGCGGATCTACGCAATGAACCACTGGCCGAGGATCTGCACAATGAGGTCACACATATCGTCTATATGGGTATGGGTGAACCGCTGGCCAACGAAGCAGGGCTTCACGGTAGCCTGATTGCCCTGCTCTCAGATGACGGACTGAAACTCTCGCGTCGCAGAATCACGGTATCAACATCCGGACTGGTGCCCCAGATCAACAGGCTGGGGGAAGCCTTTAATGTTAATCTTGCCATCTCGCTGCACTCGGCCATCGACTCACTTCGCGACACTCTTGTACCGATCAACAAAAAACATCCGCTCAAACAGCTGCGTGACTGCCTGAACCGGTATTCGCTGGGCAAACAGCGTCATATCACACTGGAGTATGTGCTACTCAAAGAGACCAACGACAGAGATGAGGATATCCGAGCGCTGATCGATTTTGTCAATCCTGAGCGGGAACGGGTCAACCTCATCCAGTTTAACACCTACCCCGGCAGCCCCTATGCTGGAAGCGCAAAGGAACACATGAGCAAATTCGCGCAACAGTTGATTTCAAAAGGAATTCGTGCCACTGTAAGGCGTTCTCGCGGAGAGGATATCATGGCGGCCTGCGGACAACTGAAAGCAGAGACACCAGAATAGTGAAGGGAGAGCAGATGCAAACGCGCACGGGTATTATTGGTGGTAGCGGATTATATGACATTCAGGGCATTGAGGTAATCGACTCACTCAATATTGATACGCCCTACGGCAAGCCTTCAGATGAACTGCTGCTGGCCAGAATAAATGGCCATGAAGTGGTCTTCCTGCCTCGCCATGGCCGCGACCATGCAACCCCACCCCATAAAATCAATTATCGCGCCAACATCTATGCCATGAAGCTGGCAGGCGTGAATCGCATCATCTCTATCTCTGCTGTCGGCTCGCTACGACAGGAGATTGAGCCCGGTCACTTTGTTCTCGTTGATCAATTTGTCGATCGCACCCACAGCAGAGAGGGCACCTTTTTCGATGGCCCTGTTGTCGCCCATGTATCCATGGCTGATCCGGTATGCGCATGCCTGAAATCATCACTTCTGAAAGCCTGCAACAGTGCCAGCATCACTACCCATGAAAATGGCAATTATCTGGTCATGCAGGGGCCTCAATTTTCCACTCGCGCTGAATCAGAGCTCTATCGCAGCTGGGGCATGAATGTGATTGGCATGACCAACATGCCGGAAGCCAAACTGGCCCGTGAAGCAGAGATTTGCTACGCCACGGTGGCCATGAGTACCGATTACGACTGCTGGCATGAAGAGGAGGAGGATGTCTCGGTACAATCGATCCTTGATGTCATGCGTGGCAATGGCGTTAAAGCACAGGCGATGTTGCAGAACTATTTCAATACGCTCTCAGCAGATGAGCTCTGCAGTTGTGGCTGCCCCACTGCCCTGGAACACGGTATTTTTGCCGATTTGAAAGTACAGAGTGATGATGCAATCCGGCCGATTCATGCGCTGGTAAAGAGATTTTTATGATCGGATCACCTCTCATGGCTGGTAAAAACCTGACAGTAGCACTACTGATGACTGTTGCTCTTGCAGTGACAGGCTGTGCCGGCAATCAGAAACAGACAGACCAGAACCAGAGACTGGCTGAAACCCATTACAAACTGGGGCTGGATGCCATCGGCAAAGAGGGCATGCTGCCCAAAGCCTTTGAAGAGCTGATGAAATCTAATGCCCTGCGTCCTAATCAACCCGAGGTGCTCGATGCACTGGCTTATGCCTGGCTGCTACGTGGAAACTTTGATAAAGCTGAATCCTATTACAAGCGCGCCATGCGCCATGACGCGGGTTCGGCCACAAAAAACAACTATGCCAACCTGCTCAATAGAAGCGGACGATTTAAGGAGGCCGAGTCGATGGCGCGCGCCGCACTGGATGATCCTCGCTACCCCAATCAGGATTATGCCTTTATCAATCTTGGCGATGCCCTGCTCGGTCAGAAAAAAGCTACTGAAGCCATCAAAGCCTACAGTCAGGCTCAGACATTCAGCCCTGATAGCCTGCTTCCCAAAATCAAGACGGCTAACGCTTATGCAGCAGACAACCGTATGAATGAAGCACGCCTGCTCTATCAGGCACTATATAATAAAAACAACAGCAATCGCACGATTGTTGAAGGGCTTCTCACCATCCTGAAGAAACAGAATGCCAAATCACAGGCACGACAGATGCTTGAAGACTTCAACCAGAATGCCGCCTCAGTCATGGATCAGGCGTGGGCACTGGATGAGATGGAACGGTTGTATTAATTATGAATGATGAAGTCACAATAAAACCGGAAGAGCAGGCTTCTCCACGTCAGGTACTGCTATGCGAGATCGGTAGAAAACTCACTGAAGCAAGAGAGATGCGCGGAGAGGGCATTGATACTCCGGCACGCCTGCTGAAACTCAGCAGATCCAATCTTGTCTCTCTGGAGTCGGGAAACTGGAAAGATCTTCCCGATGAAGTCTATGCGCTGGGCTTTCTGCGCCAGTACAGCAGGCATCTGCAGCTTGATATCAGTCATGATCTGGAGCTACTTAAAAATGATCAGTATCAACTGACCAAACCGATCACCTTCCCTGACCCTGCTGTTGCACCATCAAGAAAATGGGCCTGG encodes:
- the rlmN gene encoding 23S rRNA (adenine(2503)-C(2))-methyltransferase RlmN yields the protein MPSSSSTPNNNEKPQLPVISLTKLQLLMKDRGQPAFRAKQVIDWRNKGVLDPNEMKNIPNELRNILNEEVLCEPLRLVRRECSTDGTRKYVFALNRPRMAGKMVESVLIPEESRGTVCISSQVGCVLDCPFCHTGTQAFEANLTAGEIVAQVLMIKADLRNEPLAEDLHNEVTHIVYMGMGEPLANEAGLHGSLIALLSDDGLKLSRRRITVSTSGLVPQINRLGEAFNVNLAISLHSAIDSLRDTLVPINKKHPLKQLRDCLNRYSLGKQRHITLEYVLLKETNDRDEDIRALIDFVNPERERVNLIQFNTYPGSPYAGSAKEHMSKFAQQLISKGIRATVRRSRGEDIMAACGQLKAETPE
- a CDS encoding lipopolysaccharide assembly protein LapB; its protein translation is MIGSPLMAGKNLTVALLMTVALAVTGCAGNQKQTDQNQRLAETHYKLGLDAIGKEGMLPKAFEELMKSNALRPNQPEVLDALAYAWLLRGNFDKAESYYKRAMRHDAGSATKNNYANLLNRSGRFKEAESMARAALDDPRYPNQDYAFINLGDALLGQKKATEAIKAYSQAQTFSPDSLLPKIKTANAYAADNRMNEARLLYQALYNKNNSNRTIVEGLLTILKKQNAKSQARQMLEDFNQNAASVMDQAWALDEMERLY
- a CDS encoding TIGR04283 family arsenosugar biosynthesis glycosyltransferase yields the protein MKDDLSVAVIIPIFNEYRVLPDMIKRMQQLGADELIIVDGGSSDGSLEMLQQSGLRWISSEAGRARQMNAGAAQCESDILLFIHADTVITSTHISAVKGAMKAPEYVGGRFDVRLSGSHPAFALIGWMMNLRSRLSRISTGDQCQFVRRTLFEKIGGFADLPLMEDIALSKALKREGKIACLRQKVITSSRRWQHSGIFRTVLLMWKIRLLFWLGRPADQLALIYRQSR
- the mtnP gene encoding S-methyl-5'-thioadenosine phosphorylase → MQTRTGIIGGSGLYDIQGIEVIDSLNIDTPYGKPSDELLLARINGHEVVFLPRHGRDHATPPHKINYRANIYAMKLAGVNRIISISAVGSLRQEIEPGHFVLVDQFVDRTHSREGTFFDGPVVAHVSMADPVCACLKSSLLKACNSASITTHENGNYLVMQGPQFSTRAESELYRSWGMNVIGMTNMPEAKLAREAEICYATVAMSTDYDCWHEEEEDVSVQSILDVMRGNGVKAQAMLQNYFNTLSADELCSCGCPTALEHGIFADLKVQSDDAIRPIHALVKRFL